A single genomic interval of Lewinellaceae bacterium harbors:
- a CDS encoding HD domain-containing protein — MDKAILQDARKYVYDYLTEHLPAEYTFHDYDHAEEVAEISGLLAKKAELASEEALLLRLAAWFHDVGYSEGAEGHEERSAAVARRFMAEKGLKEEQIQAVEQLIRSTRHDHIPDTIPEKILHDANCSFLGRKRFGRRGQLLRLEEERVSGEQYSLLEWNRKLLDLQMSTKFHTIWAQEAFSRRKNKNIAGHKENLTKARKMSIRKKTGKEFGRGVDTIYRVTLRNHINLSSIADGKANMIISINTLVLSILITAASAGFSLSQQAIGDNLKFIVPVLLLMLTSLTAISFAVFSAMPKVSGQEFTPEDVREHRVSLLYFGNFLKIPKDEFVGYLRDLKEDQAILYDDLSRDLYNLGEVLQKKYRLLTYAYRVFVGGLALSFFAFLIAFLLL; from the coding sequence ATGGATAAAGCAATTCTCCAGGACGCCCGGAAATACGTATATGACTACCTCACGGAACACCTCCCGGCTGAGTACACTTTCCACGACTATGACCACGCCGAGGAAGTCGCGGAGATTAGCGGCCTTTTGGCTAAAAAGGCGGAACTGGCCAGCGAAGAGGCCTTGCTTTTGAGGCTGGCAGCCTGGTTTCACGATGTCGGTTATTCAGAAGGAGCAGAAGGGCATGAGGAACGAAGCGCCGCCGTTGCCCGCCGGTTTATGGCGGAAAAGGGGCTGAAAGAAGAACAAATTCAGGCCGTCGAACAGTTGATTCGAAGTACCCGCCACGACCATATACCGGATACGATACCGGAGAAAATATTGCATGATGCCAACTGCTCCTTTTTGGGCAGGAAGCGATTTGGCAGGAGAGGCCAATTGTTGCGCCTGGAGGAAGAGCGGGTTTCCGGAGAACAGTACAGTTTGCTGGAATGGAACCGCAAGCTGCTGGATTTGCAGATGTCCACAAAATTTCACACCATCTGGGCGCAGGAGGCGTTTTCCAGGCGCAAGAATAAAAATATCGCCGGCCATAAGGAGAATCTGACAAAAGCCCGGAAAATGTCCATTCGCAAAAAGACGGGCAAGGAATTTGGCAGGGGAGTGGACACCATCTACCGCGTTACTTTGCGCAATCACATCAACCTGAGTTCCATTGCCGACGGCAAGGCCAATATGATCATCAGCATCAACACCCTGGTGCTGTCCATCCTGATTACGGCGGCCAGCGCCGGTTTTTCGCTTTCCCAGCAGGCGATCGGCGACAACCTCAAATTTATTGTTCCCGTCTTACTTCTTATGCTGACCTCGCTCACCGCTATTTCTTTTGCCGTGTTTTCCGCCATGCCCAAGGTTTCCGGGCAGGAATTCACCCCGGAGGACGTAAGGGAACACCGGGTAAGCCTGTTGTATTTCGGCAATTTCCTGAAAATCCCGAAGGATGAATTCGTCGGTTATCTTCGGGATTTGAAAGAAGACCAGGCCATTCTCTACGACGACCTCTCCCGCGACCTCTACAACCTGGGGGAAGTACTGCAGAAAAAGTACCGCCTCCTGACCTATGCCTACCGCGTTTTTGTCGGGGGCCTGGCATTGAGTTTTTTTGCATTTCTGATCGCTTTCCTGCTTCTTTGA
- a CDS encoding PorT family protein translates to MSHHDKFWEKFGRKIRQYQPGGNPEGEWQDMAQLLDKAARPARARKRARLFLVLAAAVAGYLAGAWYGLPSMPDELGAFPIPLRGAAEAKAVPLDSAITAGNSGMDGIPPPEKVQSSGFEVQSGQAPLSAAAPVALAKKHNAAQAGNFAPPLAEKNPVFVIDHSSEQPAPEIEAFAPSRLPMALLPRLPLWQENLIKQQTAAPSIEHNASEIQQPGRFFAGFLLGGNLSMISLKDGGSSAYPFGGLFAGVRLSPRWAIQAEAQVKYVDNLLVAYEQTTRLESNNGYFFDQASRGIADKKYLSLEMPMMAKYRLSPSWNLVAGARPALILENVSFTSRQDNQAAIAPTSNSGQGRAYGSNEPGLRRFDLGVAAGLEWVLNRHWSLDARYTQGLLDLSQGQAFQDNAKHFNSSLQLSLHYKF, encoded by the coding sequence ATGAGCCATCACGATAAATTTTGGGAAAAGTTCGGCCGGAAGATCCGGCAATACCAGCCAGGAGGCAACCCGGAAGGAGAATGGCAGGATATGGCGCAATTGCTGGACAAGGCGGCCCGCCCCGCCAGGGCCAGGAAAAGAGCGCGGCTGTTCCTGGTCCTGGCTGCTGCTGTGGCAGGCTATCTGGCGGGCGCCTGGTATGGCCTTCCCTCCATGCCGGATGAACTCGGCGCTTTTCCCATCCCGTTGCGCGGGGCCGCCGAGGCGAAAGCAGTTCCTTTGGATTCTGCTATAACGGCGGGGAATTCCGGCATGGATGGCATCCCGCCGCCGGAGAAAGTTCAAAGTTCTGGGTTTGAGGTTCAAAGCGGGCAGGCCCCTCTATCTGCCGCCGCGCCTGTTGCTTTAGCGAAAAAGCACAACGCCGCTCAGGCAGGAAACTTCGCCCCGCCTCTTGCCGAGAAAAATCCTGTTTTTGTTATTGATCATAGTTCAGAACAGCCCGCACCAGAGATTGAAGCCTTCGCTCCTTCTCGCCTTCCAATGGCGTTGCTTCCCCGCCTCCCGCTGTGGCAGGAGAACCTCATAAAACAGCAAACGGCTGCCCCGTCCATTGAACATAATGCCTCGGAAATCCAGCAGCCTGGCCGGTTCTTCGCCGGCTTCCTCCTGGGCGGCAACTTGTCAATGATTAGCTTGAAAGATGGAGGCTCTTCCGCCTATCCCTTCGGCGGCTTATTCGCCGGCGTTCGCCTCAGCCCGCGCTGGGCGATACAGGCTGAAGCTCAGGTAAAATACGTAGACAACCTGCTGGTTGCTTATGAGCAAACCACGAGGCTGGAATCCAACAATGGTTACTTTTTCGACCAGGCTTCCAGAGGTATTGCCGACAAAAAATACCTGTCTCTTGAAATGCCAATGATGGCTAAATACCGGCTAAGCCCCTCCTGGAACCTGGTGGCGGGCGCCCGTCCGGCCCTTATCCTGGAAAACGTCTCTTTCACTTCCCGTCAGGACAACCAGGCAGCAATTGCGCCCACCAGCAATTCCGGGCAGGGCAGGGCTTACGGAAGCAACGAACCGGGCCTCCGCCGGTTTGACCTGGGAGTGGCGGCTGGCCTGGAATGGGTTCTCAACCGCCATTGGTCTCTGGACGCCCGCTACACCCAGGGCTTGCTGGACCTGAGCCAGGGCCAGGCGTTTCAGGACAACGCAAAACACTTCAACTCCAGCCTCCAGCTTTCCCTGCACTACAAATTTTAA
- a CDS encoding S8 family serine peptidase yields MIYPLAFSGALASLALWFLYQADDAKSKRFQFSFFGALGIYALSVLLADATLGTKLGTLFRDLMAMSAFGLAFQLLANNKRLLLLGSVAALAAFGWYYKGFMANTFSQDAPGQAACDPSGELLVELAEGSGEESLATLVRKYGLKLERAFTPAFPEATELDDYFAVDVPQQYANRLDEIIRELQTVSTVDWVEPNETVSVDPEPARNLPGINKKFGINDPGLEHLWGFEAMEVDKLFEYMEASELKPRRKALIAILDTGVDAQHEDLKGNFHSTKSAYDDDPKGHGTHCAGIAAAVSNNGVGVASLSRDNSFVQVTSIKVLSASGMGSQRTIIQGILEAADAGVDVISLSLGGLSNQTKERAYQKAVDYANQKGAIVVAAAGNSNRNAKSFAPAGVPGVIAVSALDEALNRAVFSNYITDLKMGIAAPGVNIYSTIPNGRYSAFNGTSMATPYVSGLIGLLKSLDPDMDTKTAFKILQKTGKDTKSTKETGRLIFPAEAVKELERQNQNPL; encoded by the coding sequence ATGATTTATCCTCTGGCATTTTCAGGCGCTCTTGCAAGCCTTGCGCTTTGGTTTTTGTACCAGGCAGATGACGCAAAAAGCAAACGCTTTCAATTTTCTTTTTTCGGGGCGCTGGGCATTTACGCCTTGTCGGTCCTGTTGGCTGATGCCACCCTGGGCACAAAATTGGGCACTCTGTTCCGGGACCTGATGGCTATGTCCGCCTTTGGGCTTGCGTTTCAGTTGCTGGCCAACAATAAGCGCTTGCTGCTGTTGGGCAGCGTGGCTGCGCTCGCCGCTTTCGGCTGGTATTATAAGGGCTTTATGGCGAATACTTTTTCTCAGGACGCTCCCGGCCAGGCGGCTTGCGACCCGTCCGGCGAATTGCTGGTGGAACTGGCGGAAGGTTCCGGAGAAGAGTCCCTGGCCACTCTGGTGCGCAAATATGGCCTCAAGTTAGAACGGGCATTCACCCCGGCCTTTCCGGAAGCAACCGAACTGGACGATTATTTTGCCGTGGACGTGCCGCAGCAATATGCCAACCGGCTGGACGAGATCATCCGGGAGTTGCAAACCGTTAGCACAGTGGATTGGGTGGAGCCGAATGAAACGGTGTCCGTTGATCCTGAACCTGCCCGCAATTTGCCCGGCATCAACAAAAAATTTGGCATAAACGACCCGGGCCTGGAGCACCTGTGGGGCTTTGAAGCTATGGAGGTGGACAAGCTTTTCGAATACATGGAAGCCAGTGAACTCAAGCCCCGGCGCAAAGCCCTCATCGCCATCCTGGATACCGGGGTAGACGCCCAGCACGAGGACCTCAAGGGCAACTTCCACTCCACCAAATCCGCCTATGACGACGACCCCAAAGGGCACGGCACGCATTGTGCGGGAATAGCCGCCGCCGTTTCCAATAATGGGGTAGGGGTGGCCTCTCTTTCCAGGGACAACAGCTTCGTTCAGGTCACCAGCATCAAGGTGCTCAGCGCTTCCGGGATGGGGTCGCAGCGCACCATTATCCAAGGCATCCTGGAAGCGGCGGATGCCGGCGTAGATGTCATCTCCCTCTCTCTGGGCGGCCTGTCCAATCAAACCAAAGAACGGGCTTACCAGAAAGCGGTGGATTACGCCAACCAGAAAGGAGCGATCGTCGTTGCCGCCGCCGGCAACTCCAACCGCAATGCCAAAAGCTTTGCCCCCGCCGGCGTTCCCGGAGTGATTGCCGTCAGCGCGTTGGATGAAGCGCTCAACCGGGCGGTCTTTTCCAACTATATTACGGACCTCAAGATGGGTATAGCCGCACCGGGGGTCAACATCTACTCCACCATACCCAACGGGCGGTACAGCGCCTTCAATGGCACCTCCATGGCCACCCCCTACGTTTCCGGCCTTATTGGCCTGCTCAAGAGCCTGGACCCCGATATGGACACCAAAACGGCCTTTAAGATTCTCCAAAAAACCGGCAAAGACACCAAAAGCACTAAAGAAACCGGGCGCCTGATCTTCCCTGCCGAAGCTGTAAAGGAGTTGGAACGCCAAAATCAGAATCCTTTGTAG
- a CDS encoding RNA polymerase sigma factor, protein MAKNFARLTPISVVVERKKETPGLPAIIDACKSGERQAQQQLYQQFYNPLFAICLRYATDHDQAKSLVNQAFLKAFQSLHQCQDYQAFPAWINRIAVNTCIDHVRKAKKRRTASLDDAAEVAIPSSVLDKIAAEDLLAMLQKLAPMTRAVFSLYVVEGFKHAEIAEQLGMSEGTSRWHLSSAKQELKRLLQNYHL, encoded by the coding sequence ATGGCTAAAAATTTTGCCAGGCTGACACCAATTTCTGTGGTGGTAGAACGCAAAAAGGAAACACCGGGACTCCCCGCTATTATCGACGCCTGCAAATCCGGGGAGCGGCAGGCTCAGCAGCAACTGTATCAGCAGTTCTATAACCCTCTCTTTGCCATTTGCCTGCGTTATGCCACCGACCACGACCAGGCCAAAAGCCTGGTCAACCAGGCTTTCTTAAAGGCATTTCAGTCTTTGCACCAATGCCAGGATTACCAGGCTTTCCCGGCCTGGATCAACCGGATTGCGGTCAATACCTGCATTGACCACGTCCGCAAGGCAAAAAAAAGGCGGACGGCCTCTTTGGACGACGCGGCGGAGGTGGCCATTCCTTCTTCTGTTTTGGACAAGATCGCAGCGGAAGACTTGCTGGCCATGCTGCAAAAGCTGGCGCCCATGACCCGGGCTGTCTTCTCGTTGTACGTTGTCGAAGGGTTTAAACACGCGGAAATCGCCGAACAACTGGGAATGAGCGAAGGAACATCCCGTTGGCATCTTTCCTCCGCCAAGCAGGAACTGAAGCGATTGCTTCAAAACTATCATCTTTAA